Part of the Ctenopharyngodon idella isolate HZGC_01 chromosome 8, HZGC01, whole genome shotgun sequence genome, aaaccgacttgctgcagtgtgcggcgtatggtctgagcacttacaagctgaccttccgcttctgcaacctctaaagcaatgctggcagcactcatgcatctgttttttgaagccagcttctgcacctgatgCACAGCACAAGGACTCATCTACTTTGATCGACCCTTGCGAGGCCTGTTCAGAGTGGAacccgtcttggaaaacctctgtatgaccctggccactgtactgtaactcagtttcagggtgttaccgatcttcttatagcctaggccatctttgtggacAGCAACAATTCTACTTCTCAAATCCTTAGAGAggtctttgccatgaggtgccatgttgaacctCCAGTggtcagtatgagagaattgtactcaaagcaccaaattttaactgctctaatacaagatacacaaatttgtatggtactgtcaagcagacaaaaacatgaacatgatgaataggacatgtggctttgcatgatTAAATGACGTACAGCTTTTATCACTTAGGGTGtgctcacttttgttgccagctatttttacaataatggctgtatgttgagttattttcagaagaCCGTAAATCTGTActactatacaagcagcacattgactactctaaaatatatacaagtttcatttctatagtattgtccctcaagaagatatactaaaatagttgctgaaatgtgaggggtgtactcacttttgtgagatactgtacatgtAACATCAATACAACATACCGCCTCTTTCTGGACAAGACAACCAACCACAGATCAGTGTTGCATAGAATGAGAGTGAATTGGCATTTTTACATCACATTATATCATTGATGTGTAACAGAGGGAGTTTACAGTGCTATATATGGTCATTCTTCTTTATAGTGCATTTCCAGATAACGCACCTAAAGACAGTGGTACGTCTTGATTTTTTGATTTGAACAGAATTAATGCTTGTCACAATGCTCTCTGAACagggaaattaaaaaaatgtagggaGTCAGGGCAAGtattaacttaaattttgattttagttgatattaatatttaattttgattttgatattaGTTGTATGTTTCAAATTTGTTGAGATAAATGAAGCTATTTTGTCTGCGGTAtgtcattaaataatttttgtacatttagaaTCTCACTTCTAgattcatttttatctttaaaagCTGTTGcctgtttttttacatttagggTCAATACAACATACTGCTTCTTCAGGACTTCCACAAAAAATCCAACCACAGACCAGTGTGTCAGAGAATGAGAGtgagttgtttttttgtacAGCATATCATATCATTGTTGTGTAACGTTGTTTACAGCACTATAATTCTTTGtcatgttacaaaaaatatataaggaGAATGTAAGTGTAGCATGAAGTCAAAGTTTATGACCATTACAGATTTAAAGTCAGTTTAGGAATCAGAAAGTAGTGAGATTTAACAGCCATTCTCAGCTAAATAGCTAAAACTGCTCTTCTGCTGCTACTTTACAGAAGTTGGCTCATCTGGTGATTCTTCTCCAGATACTGGACCTATAAGAGAGGAGGGTAGGTCtggttttcaaaatgttttaattctctatatatgtatatatataaagaattaaaaatatagttaaaattTGTTGTAACGCTTCATTGCGCAGAATAGCTAAAACTGCTCTTCTGCTGCTACTTTACAGATGTTGGCTCGCCTTGTGATTCTTCTCCAGATACTGGACCTATAAGAGAGGAGGGTAGGTCtggtttttttaaatgttctctgaacaggGAAATATAAGAATGTCAGTCAGAGGTTAAGTATTAACTGTTATTTTGTGTGATATTAGTTGTATGTCTTGAATTTATTGTTGCGATAAAGCTATTTTGCCTGgtattttttcttacagtgaAGCAGATTACTGCATTTGTTTGCAATTAATATTTGTCGTTTATAAGCAGTTGTAAGGTTGGAATCAGGTTCGGAATCAGAAAGTAGTGAGATTTAACAGCCACTCTCAGCTAAATGGCTAAAACTGCTCTTCTACTGCTACTTTACAGATGTTGAATTATCTGGTGATCCTTCTCAAGATACTGGATCTGAAGATAGGGATGGTAGGTCTGGTTTTCAAAAAGTTCTCTGAATAAGCAAGAGGTCAAGTATTAACTGTTAGTTTGTGTGATATTAGTTGTATATTTTAGTTGTATGGATAGGTTTGCCCATCttgtatgttttattaaatcttttataagaattaaaaaatataaagaggATATAAGTGTGGCATGTAGTCAAAGTTTATGACATTACAGATTTAATGTTTGTTGTAACGGTTTATTGTTTATAAGCAGTTGTAAGGTTTGAATCAGAAAGTAGTGAGATTTAACAGCCATTCTCAGCTAAATAGCTTAAACTGCTCTTCTGCTGCTACTTTACAGAAGTTGGCTCATCTGGTGTTTCTTCTCCAGATACTGGACCTATAAGAGAGGAGGGTAGGTCTGGTTTTcaaaatgttctctgaacaggGAAATATAAGAATGCAGAGAGTCAGAGGTCAAGTATTAACTGTTATTTTGTGAGATATTATTGTAAGTTTTGAATTTATGATGAGATAAACAAAGGTATTCTTCCTGcagtatgttttattaaatctttaataagaattaaaaaatataaagaggATAAAAGTGTGGCATGTAGTCAAAGTTTATGACATTACAGATTTAATGTTTGTTGTAACGGTTTATAGTGCTGTTTACGCTCAGTTATTGCACACAACACTATACACTTTTTCTTGTCTGTCACACAGAGAAGACACAGACTCTCAGCATTCATCAGCCCAGGAACGTCCTTCACTCTGAACCTGAATCTACGATAAATGTGGATAAAGGGATCGTCAGTAAACCTGAGAAGACAGGAGGAGGTATTTTTTCTTAGAATGAAGCAGATTACTGCATTTGTTTATCAATATAGTTGTCGTTTATAAGCAGTTGTAAGGTTGGAATCAGGTTAGGAATCAAAAGTAGTGagttttaaagtgcccctattatggatttttgaaaatgacctttttatgtagtgtgtaacatagctctaagtaaatgaaaacatcctgcaaagttttaaatctgaaagtgcactgtatatagttattgtctctcaaaagtaagagtcgactctgagtcaattaaactagtcatttgtaaaacgaaccccaagccgtttcgttgtgacgtcacaacgaaacattagcatattgcccgcccacttattgcaCGCACAGACGCcagggaaaattcattttttcaacaataccacagcagtacaatcttttgttgtgctcCCATCATTTTACTGATGACTGCTTCTGAAACCTCAAGGAGGttaacgcaggattcacaaaacgtttggtcttaaaatatggatcaatgaccagtttatttggaccatcttgctcctctgaatcttaacctgtaagtatgattaataattgatgtttatattttctagcgatcattcaaaattcatagttttgtatattatggtgtgtaacgtacaccctagtctgtatgtctcctgctaaccggctaactcacatttctgtagttctgctattcagatgttggtccaatattgtctaaaaatgtgtcgattGATGCATCTcgtctgtcttattacttggagtaatgatcaaggatggagcacgacttttgtttacaaagtctaatgcattatcagctattcacgtttgtgctcggctaacgtgGGAGTGTGCAACATACAAAACTGATATTAATTGCACATCTTCAATTTACTGTTGAGATAAATAAAGCTGTTTTGCCTGCAGTACATgacattaaatcatttttgtgcattttaatatCTTATTTCTAgattaggtgtttttttttttttttttccctgcagtatgttttattaaatctatatataaatgtatataaagaatcaaaaaatattaaaagaggATGTAAGTGTGGCATGTAATTGAAGTTTATGACCATTACAGATTTaatgttgtaggagactcccaaaacaatattaggaaccttaaaaaaggcataatggGGGCACTTTAACAGCCATTCTCAGCTAAATAGCTAAAACTGCTCTTTTGCTGCTACTTTACAGAAGTTGGCTCATCTGGTGTTTCTTCTCCAGATACTGGACCTATAAGAGAGGAGGGTAGGTCTGGTTTTcaaaatgttctctgaacaggGAAATATAAGAATGCAGAGAGTCAGAGGTCAAGTATTAACTGTTATTTTGTGAGATATTATTGTAAGTTTTGAATTTATGATGAGATAAACAAAGGTATTCTTCCTGcagtatgttttattaaatctttaataagaattaaaaaatataaagaggATAAAAGTGTGGCATGTAGTCAAAGTTTATGACATTAcagatttaatgtttattgtaacGGTTTATAGTGCTGTTTACGCTCAGTTATTGCACACAACACTATACACTTTTTCTTGTCTGTCACACAGAGAAGACACAGACTCTCAGCATTCATCAGCCCAGGAACGTCCTTCACTCTGAACCTGAATCTACGATAAATGTGGATAAAGGGATCGTCAGTAAACCTGAGAAGACAGGAGGAGgtatttttttcttagaatgAAGCAGATTACGGCATTTGTTTATCAATATAGTTGTCGTTTATAAGCAGTTGTAAGGTTGGAATCAGGTTAGGAATCAAAAGTAGTGagttttaaagtgcccctattatggatttttgaaaatgacctttttatgtagtgtgtaacatagctctaagtgaatgaaaacatcctgcaaagttttaaatctgaaagtgcaccgtatatagttattgtctctcaaaagtaagagtcgactctgagtcaattaaactagtcgtttgtaaaacgaaccccaagccgtttcgttgtgacatcacaacgaaacattagcatattgcacGCACAGACGCcagggaaaattcattttttcaacaataccacagcagtacaatcttttgttgtgctcCCATCATTTTACTGATGACTGCTTCTGAAACCTCAAGGAGGttaacgcaggattcacaaaacgtttggtcttaaaatatggatcaatgaccagtttatttggaccatcttgctcctctgaatcttaacctgtaagtatgattaataattgatgtttatattttctagtgATCATTCAAAATTCATAGTTTTGTATATTATGGTGTGTAACGTACACCCTAGtctgtatgtctcctgctaaccggctaactcacatttctgtagttctgctattcagatgttggtccaatattgtctaaaaatgtgtcgattGATGCATCTcgtctgtcttattacttggagtaatgatcaaggatggagcacgacttttgtttacaaagtctaatgcattatcagctattcacgtttgtgctcggctaacgtgGGAGTGTGCAACATACAAAACTGATATTAATTGCACATCTTCAATTTACTGTTGAGATAAATAAAGCTGTTTTGCCTGCAGTACATgacattaaatcatttttgtgcattttaatatCTTATTTCTAGATTaggtgatattttttttttttttttcctgcagtatgttttattaaatctatatataaatatatataaagaatcaaaaaatattaaaagaggATGTAAGTTTGGTATGTAATTGAAGTTTATGACCATTACAGATTTaatgttgtaggagactcccaaaacaatattaggaaccttaaaaaaggcataatggGGGCACTTTAACAGCCATTCTCAGCTAAATAGCTAAAACTGCTCTTCTGCTGCTACTTTACAGAAGTTGGCTCATCTGGTGTTTCTTCTCCAGATTCTGGACCTATAAGAGAGCAGGGTAGGTCTGGTTTTcaaaatgttctctgaacaggGAAATATAAGAATGCAGAGAGTCAGAGGTTAAGTATTAACTGTTATTTTGTGAGATATTATTGTAAGTTTTGAATTTATGATGAGATAAACAAAGGTATTCTTCCTGcagtatgttttattaaatctttaataagaattaaaaaatatgtgaaGAGGATATAAGTGTGGCATGTAGTCAAAGTTTATGACATTACAGATTTAATGTTTGTTGTAACGGTTTATTGTTTATAAGCAGTTGTAAGGTTGGAATCAGGTTAGGAATCAGAAAGTAGTGAGATTTAACAGCCATTCTCAGCTTAATAGCTAAAACTGCTCTTCTGCTGCTACTTTACAGAAGTTGGCTCATCTGGTGTTTCTTCTCAAGATACTGGATCTGAAGATAGGGATGGTAGGTCTGGTTTTCAAAAAGTTCTCTAAATAAGCAAGAGGTCAAATATTAACTGTTATTTTGTGTGATATTAGTTGTATATTTTAGTTGTATGGCTAGGTTTGCCCATCttgtatgttttattaaatctttaataagaattaaaaaatatgtgaaGAGGATATAAGTGTGGCATGTAGTCAAAGTTTATGACCATTACAGATTTAATGTTTGTTGTAACGGTTTATTGTTTATAAGCAGTTGTAAGGTTGGAATCAGAAAGTAGTGAGATTTAACAGCCATTCTCAGCTTAATAGCTAAAACTGCTCTTCTGCTGCTACTTTACAGAAGTTGGCTCGCCTGGTGATCCTTCTCCAGATACTGGACCTATAAGAGAGGAGGGTAGGTCTGGTTTTcaaaatgttctctgaacaggGAAATATAAGAATGCAGAGAGTCAGAGGTCAAGTATTAACTGTTATTTTGTGAGATATTATTGTAAGTTTTGAATTTATGATGAGATAAACAAAGGTATTCTTCCTgcaatatgttttattaaatctttaataagaattaaaaaatataaagaggATAAAAGTGTGGCATGTAGTCAAAGTTTATGACATTACAGATTTAATGTTTGTTGTAACGGTTTATAGTGCTGTTTACGCTCAGTTATTGCACACAACACTATACACTTTTTCTTGTCTGTCACACAGAGAAGACACAGACTCTCAGCATTCATCAGCCCAGGAACGTCCTTCACTCTGAACCTGAATCTACGATAAATGTGGATAAAGGGATCGTCAGTAAACCTGAGAAGACAGGAGGAGGTATTTTTTCTTAGAATGAAGCAGATTACTGCATTTGTTTATCAATATAGTTGTCGTTTATAAGCAGTTGTAAGGTTGGAATCAGGTTAGGAATCAAAAGTAGTGagttttaaagtgcccctattatggatttttgaaaatgacctttttatgtagtgtgtaacatagctctaagtgaatgaaaacatcctgcaaagttttaaatctgaaagtgcacctgTATatagttattgtctctcaaaagtaagagtcgactctgagtcaattaaactagtcatttgtaaaacgaaccccaagccgtttcgttgtgacatcacaacgaaacattagcatattgcccgcccacttattgcaCGCACAGACGCcagggaaaattcattttttcaacaataccacagcagtacaatcttttgttgtgctcCCATCATTTTACTGATGACTGCTTCTGAAACCTCAAGGAGGttaacgcaggattcacaaaacgtttggtcttaaaatatggatcaatgaccagtttatttggaccatcttgctcctctgaatcttaacctgtaagtatgattaataattgatgtttatattttctagtgATCATTCAAAATTCATAGTTTTGTATATTATGGTGTGTAACGTACACCCTAGtctgtatgtctcctgctaaccggctaactcacatttctgtagttctgctattcagatgttggtccaatattgtctaaaaatgtgtcgattGATGCATCTcgtctgtcttattacttggagtaatgatcaaggatggagcacgacttttgtttacaaagtctaatgcattatcagctattcacgtttgtgctcggctaacgtgGGAGTGTGCAACATACAAAACTGATATTAATTGCACATCTTCAATTTACTGTTGAGATAAATAAAGCTGTTTTGCCTGCAGTACATgacattaaatcatttttgtgcattttaatatCTTATTTCTAGATTAggtgatattttttatttttttttcctgcagtatgttttattaaatctatatataaatatatataaagaatcaaaaaatattaaaagaggATGTAAGTTTGGCATGTAATTGAAGTTTATGACCATTACAGATTTaatgttgtaggagactcccaaaacaatattaggaaccttaaaaaaggcataatggGGGCACTTTAACAGCCATTCTCAGCTAAATAGCTAAAACTGCTCTTCTGCTGCTACTTTACAGAAGTTGGCTCATCTGGTGTTTCTTCTCCAGATTCTGGACCTAAAAGAGAGCAGGGTAGGTCTGGTTTTcaaaatgttctctgaacaggGAAATATAAGAATGCAGAGAGTCAGAGGTTAAGTATTAACTGTTATTTTGTGAGATATTATTGTAAGTTTTGAATTTATGATGAGATAAACAAAGGTATTCTTCCTGcagtatgttttattaaatctttaataagaattaaaaaatatgtgaaGAGGATATAAGTGTGGCATGTAGTCAAAGTTTATGACATTACAGATTTAATGTTTGTTGTAACGGTTTATTGTTTATAAGCAGTTGTAAGGTTGGAATCAGGTTAGGAATCAGAAAGTAGTGAGATTTAACAGCCATTCTCAGCTTAATAGCTAAAACTGCTCTTCTGCTGCTACTTTACAGAAGTTGGCTCATCTGGTGTTTCTTCTCAAGATACTGGATCTGAAGATAGGGATGGTAGGTCTGGTTTTCAAAAAGTTCTCTAAATAAGCAAGAGGTCAAATATTAACTGTTATTTTGTGTGATATTAGTTGTATATTTTAGTTGTATGGCTAGGTTTGCCCATCttgtatgttttattaaatctttaataagaattaaaaaatatgtgaaGAGGATATAAGTGTGGCATGTAGTCAAAGTTTATGACCATTACAGATTTAATGTTTGTTGTAACGGTTTATTGTTTATAAGCAGTTGTAAGGTTGGAATCAGAAAGTAGTGAGATTTAACAGCCATTCTCAGCTTAATAGCTAAAACTGCTCTTCTGCTGCTACTTTACAGAAGTTGGCTCGCCTGGTGATCCTTCTCCAGATACTGGACCTATAAGAGAGGAGGGTAGGTCTGGTTTTcaaaatgttctctgaacaggGAAATATAAGAATGCAGAGAGTCAGAGGTCAAGTATTAACTGTTATTTTGTGAGATATTATTGTAAGTTTTGAATTTATGATGAGATAAACAAAGGTATTCTTCCTgcaatatgttttattaaatctttaataagaattaaaaaatataaagaggATAAAAGTGTGGCATGTAGTCAAAGTTTATGACATTAcagatttaatgtttattgtaacGGTTTATAGTGCTGTTTACGCTCAGTTATTGCACACAACACTATACACTTTTTCTTGTCTGTCACACAGAGAAGACACAGACTCTCAGCATTCATCAGCCCAGGAACGTCCTTCACTCTGAACCTGAATCTACGATAAATGTGGATAAAGGGATCGTCAGTAAACCTGAGAAGACAGGA contains:
- the zgc:112962 gene encoding torsin-1A-interacting protein 2 isoform X35, with protein sequence MASEGDCELTSAVTGSLSGDKTTGEGGSIQHTASSGLPQKIQPQTSVSENEKVGSSGDSSPDTGPIREEDVGSPCDSSPDTGPIREEDVELSGDPSQDTGSEDRDEVGSSGVSSPDTGPIREEEKTQTLSIHQPRNVLHSEPESTINVDKGIVSKPEKTGGEVGSSGVSSPDTGPIREEEKTQTLSIHQPRNVLHSEPESTINVDKGIVSKPEKTGGEVGSSGVSSPDSGPIREQEVGSSGVSSQDTGSEDRDEVGSPGDPSPDTGPIREEEKTQTLSIHQPRNVLHSEPESTINVDKGIVSKPEKTGGEVGSSGVSSPDSGPKREQEVGSSGVSSQDTGSEDRDEVGSPGDPSPDTGPIREEEKTQTLSIHQPRNVLHSEPESTINVDKGIVSKPEKTGGEVGSSGVSSPDTGPIREEDVELSGDPSQDTGSEDRDEPLQHIAPSGLPQERQPQIRVGGIEKQLMFGAAVAFLLAAMVWLILNFSDSTLPVQNEVNVVDVFNQEMEKLKTSFPNQRPELWRRSLIHLRRHLKTEHPTEPVSLILTSGHRAERTLGCLARCLAQAFSTARNSSVLNINGTSKASQDSDQVKLDIDSELRKAFEGKTFAAVIHRFEELPPGSTLIFYRYCDHENAAYKNVFLAFTVMLDAEVEVPSNVGLGRVEEMVQEHVKQKFVSSDKLATFNEMDVDKLSGLWSRISHLILPVAAEETIEQQGCGKCDQSF